In Pseudomonas sp. GCEP-101, one DNA window encodes the following:
- a CDS encoding amino acid ABC transporter permease has product MQNSIKAQRPRGVSLNDPVVRGWAFQIIAVIAVVAVGWFLFDNTQTNLAHRGIQSGFGFLDHSAGFGISQHLIDYSESDTYGRVFLVGLLNTLLVTVVGIFFATVLGFILGVARLSPNWLIRKLATLYIETFRNIPPLLQIFFWYFAVLGPLPNPRQSISFGDLFFVNNRGLQMPAPIAADGLGPFIVAVILALVGWTVIWKWAKARRHATGKAFPVFLSGLALLIVLPGLVSLVAGAPFHWDVPVLQGFNFRGGWVVIPELVSIILALSVYTAAFIGETVRAGIQAVSHGQTEAAGSLGLRPGQTLRLVIIPQALRVIIPPLTSQYLNLAKNSSLAAAIGYPDMVSLFAGTVLNQTGQAIETMAITMSVYLAISISISLLMNWYNKHIALVER; this is encoded by the coding sequence ATGCAGAATTCCATCAAGGCCCAGCGCCCGCGGGGGGTATCGCTCAACGATCCCGTCGTGCGCGGCTGGGCATTCCAGATCATCGCCGTCATCGCCGTCGTGGCGGTCGGCTGGTTCCTCTTCGACAACACCCAGACCAATCTCGCCCACCGCGGCATCCAGTCCGGTTTCGGTTTCCTCGACCACAGCGCCGGCTTCGGCATCTCCCAGCACCTGATCGACTACAGCGAAAGCGACACCTACGGACGGGTGTTCCTGGTCGGCCTGCTGAACACGCTGCTGGTCACGGTGGTGGGGATCTTCTTCGCCACCGTGCTGGGCTTCATCCTCGGTGTGGCGCGGCTGTCGCCCAACTGGCTGATCCGCAAGCTGGCGACGCTGTACATCGAGACCTTCCGCAATATCCCGCCGCTGCTGCAGATCTTCTTCTGGTACTTCGCCGTGCTCGGCCCGCTGCCGAACCCGCGGCAGAGCATCAGCTTCGGCGACCTGTTCTTCGTCAACAACCGCGGCCTGCAGATGCCCGCGCCGATAGCCGCCGACGGCCTCGGCCCGTTCATCGTCGCGGTGATCCTGGCCCTCGTCGGCTGGACGGTGATCTGGAAGTGGGCCAAGGCCCGCCGTCATGCCACCGGCAAGGCGTTCCCGGTCTTCCTCAGCGGCCTGGCGCTCTTGATCGTGCTGCCGGGCCTGGTGTCGCTGGTGGCCGGTGCGCCGTTCCACTGGGACGTGCCGGTGCTGCAGGGCTTCAACTTCCGCGGCGGCTGGGTGGTGATCCCGGAGCTGGTGTCGATCATCCTCGCGCTGTCGGTCTACACCGCCGCCTTCATCGGCGAGACGGTGCGCGCGGGCATCCAGGCGGTCAGCCACGGCCAGACCGAGGCCGCCGGCTCCCTGGGCCTGCGCCCCGGGCAGACGCTGCGCCTGGTGATCATTCCGCAGGCGCTGCGGGTAATCATTCCGCCGCTGACCAGCCAGTACCTGAACCTGGCGAAGAACTCCTCGCTGGCCGCCGCCATCGGCTACCCGGACATGGTCTCGCTGTTCGCCGGCACGGTGCTCAACCAGACCGGCCAGGCCATCGAAACCATGGCCATCACCATGAGCGTGTACCTGGCCATCAGCATCAGCATTTCGCTGCTGATGAACTGGTACAACAAGCACATCGCGCTGGTCGAGCGGTAG
- a CDS encoding amino acid ABC transporter substrate-binding protein — translation MKMVKSTLAVLTTAAVFGISGLAHAGATLDAVKKKGYVQCGISDGLPGFSYADAKGQYKGIDVDVCRAVAAAVFGDATKVKYSPLTAKERFTALQSGEIDILSRNTTWTSSRDSAMGLNFVGVTYYDGQGFLVNKKLGVSSAKELDGATVCIQAGTTTELNLSDYFRSNNLKYTPITYDTSDESAKSLESGRCDVLTSDQSQLYAQRIKLAAPDDYVVLPEVISKEPLGPAVRQGDEEWFDIARWTLYAMVNAEELGINSKNVEEQAKSTKNPDVARLLGAEGDYGKDLKLPKDWAVQVVKQVGNYGEIFDRNVGDGSELKIKRGLNAQWNKGGLQYAPPVR, via the coding sequence ATGAAGATGGTGAAATCCACCCTGGCAGTGCTGACCACCGCCGCCGTGTTCGGCATCAGCGGGCTCGCCCATGCCGGTGCCACCCTGGATGCAGTGAAGAAGAAAGGCTACGTGCAGTGCGGTATCAGTGACGGTCTTCCCGGCTTCTCGTATGCCGATGCCAAGGGCCAGTACAAGGGCATCGACGTGGACGTCTGCCGCGCCGTGGCGGCGGCCGTGTTCGGCGACGCGACCAAGGTCAAGTACAGCCCGCTCACCGCCAAGGAGCGTTTCACCGCGCTGCAGTCCGGCGAGATCGACATCCTCTCGCGCAACACCACCTGGACCAGCTCGCGTGACAGCGCGATGGGTCTGAACTTCGTCGGCGTGACCTACTACGACGGCCAGGGCTTCCTGGTGAACAAGAAGCTCGGCGTCTCCAGCGCCAAGGAACTCGACGGCGCCACCGTGTGCATCCAGGCCGGCACCACCACCGAGCTCAACCTGTCCGACTACTTCCGCTCCAACAACCTCAAGTACACCCCCATCACCTACGACACCTCCGACGAGAGCGCCAAGTCGCTGGAGTCCGGCCGTTGCGACGTGCTGACCTCCGACCAGTCGCAGCTCTACGCCCAACGCATCAAGCTGGCGGCGCCGGATGACTACGTGGTGCTGCCGGAGGTGATCTCCAAGGAACCCCTCGGCCCGGCCGTGCGCCAGGGTGACGAGGAGTGGTTCGACATCGCCCGCTGGACGCTTTACGCGATGGTCAACGCCGAGGAACTGGGCATCAACTCGAAGAACGTCGAGGAACAGGCCAAGAGCACCAAGAACCCGGACGTCGCGCGCCTGCTCGGCGCCGAGGGCGACTACGGCAAGGACCTCAAGCTGCCCAAGGACTGGGCGGTGCAGGTCGTCAAGCAAGTGGGTAACTACGGCGAGATCTTCGACCGCAACGTCGGCGACGGCAGCGAGCTGAAGATCAAGCGTGGCCTCAACGCCCAGTGGAACAAGGGTGGTCTGCAGTACGCACCGCCGGTGCGCTGA
- a CDS encoding alpha/beta hydrolase — protein MTQPLILEPSQRVDSCVIWLHGLGADRYDFEPVAQMLQRSFTSTRFILPQAPTRPVTVFNGMPAPSWYDIRAMSPARAIDEDQLNASADSVIALIQAQIDQGIEARRIVLAGFSQGGAVVLHTGYLRWDGELGGVMALSTYGPTFSDDITLPATKRQLSALCLHGTFDDVVTLPMGRAAYDFLQANEVPAQWRTYPMSHEVSNEELGDIGAWLRERL, from the coding sequence ATGACCCAGCCCCTGATCCTCGAACCCAGCCAGCGCGTCGATTCCTGCGTCATTTGGTTGCACGGCCTGGGCGCCGACCGTTACGACTTCGAGCCGGTAGCACAGATGCTGCAACGCAGCTTCACCTCGACACGCTTCATCCTGCCCCAGGCGCCGACCCGTCCGGTCACCGTGTTCAACGGCATGCCCGCCCCCAGCTGGTACGACATCCGCGCCATGTCCCCGGCGCGCGCCATCGACGAAGACCAGCTCAACGCCTCGGCCGACAGCGTGATCGCCCTGATCCAGGCGCAGATCGACCAGGGCATCGAGGCGCGTCGCATCGTCCTCGCCGGCTTCTCCCAGGGCGGCGCGGTGGTGCTGCACACCGGCTACCTGCGCTGGGACGGCGAGCTGGGCGGGGTCATGGCCCTGTCCACCTATGGCCCGACATTCAGTGACGACATAACGTTGCCGGCTACAAAAAGACAACTGTCCGCGCTCTGCCTGCATGGCACTTTCGACGACGTCGTGACGCTGCCCATGGGCCGCGCCGCGTACGACTTCCTGCAGGCCAACGAGGTGCCCGCCCAGTGGCGCACCTACCCGATGAGCCATGAAGTGAGCAACGAGGAACTCGGCGATATCGGCGCCTGGCTGCGGGAGCGCCTGTGA
- a CDS encoding acyl-CoA synthetase, whose translation MNAPISSLRDVEALEQVPLQDRDLPPNTYELLRRSAQQYGPSTALSFLLQGSAAEEPLKVSYAELFARVTQAANAFHRLGVRPGTAVSFLLPNLPQTHYVIWGGEAAGIVNAINPLLDPEHIAELVRAADSRVLVTLAPFPGTDLWDKVAGLRGQLPELNAIVTVDIANLLPEPQRAALKAARGALPEGVLDFDALLAQCPDDHLESGRVIGPDEVASYFHTGGTTGTPKLAPHSHFNEVAMAEIMGLNADYDGHDVLLCGLPLFHVNGVMVTGLAPFMRGGEVLLAGPQGYRNPALIQDFWKLVERYKVTSFSGVPTIYAALLQVPSEGRDLSSLRFALCGAAPMPVELIRQFEAKTGLAVIEGYGMTEGTCGTSCNPRGGERRPGSIGLRLPYCEVKSVILDGNGQYLRDAAVDEIGTLCLRGPTVFKGYLQASKNKDIWIDGDWFNTGDLGRIDADGYIWLTGRSKDLIIRGGHNIDPQMIEEALHRHPAVALAAAVGKPCLKAGELPVAYIQLKPGMQVSEAELLEHAARHVPERAAVPKDVWLLDAIPVTAVGKTFKPALRLDAIRRVFEDETRHLSPPPRVEVVADDRHGQKVRLFVGGLDLDSRAALAERLGGYAVHLELLEH comes from the coding sequence ATGAACGCCCCGATTAGCAGCCTGCGTGACGTCGAAGCCCTGGAACAGGTCCCGCTGCAGGACCGCGACCTGCCGCCCAACACCTATGAACTGCTGCGCCGCTCGGCTCAGCAGTACGGCCCATCCACCGCCCTGAGCTTCCTGCTGCAGGGCTCGGCGGCGGAGGAGCCGCTCAAGGTCAGCTACGCGGAGCTGTTCGCCCGCGTCACCCAGGCCGCCAATGCCTTCCACCGCCTGGGCGTGCGGCCGGGCACCGCGGTGTCGTTCCTGCTTCCCAACCTGCCGCAGACCCACTACGTGATCTGGGGCGGCGAGGCGGCGGGGATCGTCAATGCGATCAACCCGCTGCTCGACCCCGAGCACATCGCCGAGTTGGTGCGCGCCGCCGACTCCCGCGTGCTGGTGACCCTGGCGCCCTTCCCCGGCACCGATCTCTGGGACAAGGTCGCCGGCCTGCGCGGGCAGTTGCCGGAGCTGAACGCCATCGTCACCGTCGATATCGCCAACCTGCTGCCCGAGCCGCAACGCGCGGCGCTGAAGGCCGCCCGCGGCGCGCTGCCCGAGGGCGTGCTGGACTTCGACGCCCTGCTCGCCCAGTGCCCGGACGACCACCTGGAAAGCGGCCGGGTGATCGGCCCGGACGAAGTCGCCTCCTACTTCCACACCGGCGGCACCACCGGCACGCCCAAGCTCGCACCGCACAGCCACTTCAACGAAGTGGCGATGGCCGAGATCATGGGCCTGAATGCCGACTACGACGGCCACGACGTGCTGCTCTGCGGTCTGCCGCTGTTCCACGTCAACGGCGTCATGGTGACTGGCCTTGCGCCCTTCATGCGCGGCGGCGAGGTGCTGCTGGCCGGCCCACAGGGCTATCGCAACCCCGCCTTGATCCAGGATTTCTGGAAGCTGGTGGAACGCTACAAGGTCACCAGTTTCAGCGGCGTACCGACCATCTACGCCGCCCTGCTGCAGGTGCCCAGCGAGGGCCGCGACCTCTCCAGCCTGCGCTTCGCGCTGTGCGGCGCGGCGCCCATGCCGGTGGAGCTGATCCGCCAGTTCGAGGCGAAGACGGGTCTGGCGGTCATCGAAGGCTACGGCATGACCGAAGGCACCTGCGGCACCAGCTGCAACCCGCGCGGCGGCGAACGCCGGCCCGGTTCCATCGGCCTGCGTCTGCCCTACTGCGAGGTGAAGTCGGTGATCCTCGACGGCAACGGCCAGTACCTGCGCGACGCCGCCGTGGACGAGATCGGCACCCTCTGCCTGCGCGGTCCCACCGTGTTCAAGGGCTACCTGCAGGCCAGCAAGAACAAGGACATCTGGATCGACGGCGACTGGTTCAACACCGGCGATCTGGGCCGCATCGATGCCGATGGCTACATCTGGCTCACCGGGCGCAGCAAGGACCTGATCATCCGCGGCGGCCACAACATCGACCCGCAGATGATCGAGGAAGCCCTGCATCGCCACCCCGCCGTGGCCCTGGCGGCCGCCGTCGGCAAGCCGTGCCTGAAGGCCGGCGAGTTGCCGGTGGCCTACATCCAGCTCAAGCCGGGCATGCAGGTCAGCGAGGCGGAGCTGCTGGAGCACGCCGCCCGCCACGTGCCCGAACGCGCGGCGGTGCCCAAGGACGTCTGGCTGCTGGACGCCATCCCGGTCACCGCCGTGGGCAAGACCTTCAAGCCGGCGCTGCGCCTGGATGCCATTCGTCGTGTGTTCGAGGACGAGACCCGCCACCTGTCCCCGCCACCGCGCGTGGAGGTGGTGGCCGATGACCGCCATGGGCAGAAAGTCCGCCTCTTCGTCGGCGGCCTCGACCTAGACTCGCGCGCCGCATTGGCCGAGCGCTTGGGCGGTTACGCGGTGCACCTGGAACTGTTGGAACACTGA
- a CDS encoding GGDEF domain-containing protein, whose protein sequence is MKAAQWNEDIRQLQHLRLFQNVAAANLQQLLKDFRACELERGEILLSPFNRNHFLYMVLSGHLTVYLGSLDNQPVSTLHPGDCAGEISFIDSDHPSAYVVASEPTTVLRLHREALIGLFEHSPQVMQNLLAVLCERVRQGNRIILDTEQNANIDTLTGLFNRRWLEHIYDRESTRCAFNEQPMCMLMLDVDHFKNYNDEHGHLAGDYALCLVAHTLRSQLRPKDSMARYGGEEFVILLPEIAIDEARRIGNRLRQSLEQIASFYSPVGVLPGVTVSLGLAEMDIQENLPSLILRADSALYQAKQKGRNCLCG, encoded by the coding sequence ATGAAAGCCGCGCAGTGGAACGAGGACATCCGCCAGCTCCAGCACCTGCGTCTGTTCCAGAACGTGGCCGCGGCCAACCTGCAGCAGTTGCTCAAGGACTTTCGCGCCTGTGAACTCGAGCGCGGGGAAATCCTGCTGTCACCGTTCAACCGCAACCACTTCCTTTATATGGTCCTCTCCGGGCACCTGACGGTGTACCTGGGCTCGCTGGACAACCAGCCGGTCAGCACCTTGCATCCGGGCGATTGCGCCGGCGAAATCAGCTTCATCGACAGCGACCACCCTTCCGCCTACGTCGTCGCCAGCGAACCGACCACCGTGCTGCGCCTGCACCGCGAAGCGCTGATCGGCCTGTTCGAGCATTCCCCGCAGGTCATGCAGAACCTGCTCGCGGTGCTCTGCGAGCGGGTGCGCCAGGGCAACCGGATCATCCTCGACACCGAGCAGAACGCCAACATCGACACCCTCACCGGCCTGTTCAACCGGCGCTGGCTGGAGCATATCTACGACCGCGAGAGCACGCGCTGCGCCTTCAACGAACAGCCGATGTGCATGCTCATGCTCGATGTCGACCACTTCAAGAACTACAACGACGAGCACGGCCACCTGGCCGGCGACTACGCCCTGTGCCTGGTCGCCCATACCCTGCGCAGCCAGCTGCGGCCCAAGGACAGCATGGCGCGCTACGGCGGCGAGGAGTTCGTCATCCTCCTGCCGGAAATCGCCATCGACGAAGCCCGGCGCATCGGCAACCGCCTGCGCCAGAGCCTGGAACAGATCGCCTCCTTCTATTCGCCGGTGGGCGTGCTGCCCGGTGTCACCGTGTCCCTGGGGCTGGCCGAGATGGACATCCAGGAAAACCTGCCGAGCCTGATCTTGCGCGCCGACAGCGCCCTCTACCAGGCCAAGCAGAAGGGCCGCAACTGCCTCTGCGGCTGA
- the rhlB gene encoding ATP-dependent RNA helicase RhlB produces the protein MLKALKKIFSKGDGEQPVATPAAPAPAASQPAPSGEKRPRKPRNPRPDGEAAEKPARGPKSDKPRAERSEKGERGEKREQAPRHEPAKAEGADKPREPKPRRERKPRPPVVDNWKLEDFVVEPAEGKTRFHDFNLDPRLMHAIHDLGFPYCTPIQAQVLGFTLRGQDAIGRAQTGTGKTAAFLISIITQLLQTPPPKERYMGEPRALIIAPTRELVVQIANDAIGLAKYTGLNVMSFVGGMDFDKQLRTLESRFCDILVATPGRLLDFNQRGEVHLDMVEVMVLDEADRMLDMGFIPQVRQIIRQTPYKGERQTLLFSATFTDDVMNLAKQWTVDPAIVEIEPENVASDTVEQHVYAVAGSDKYKLLYNLIAQNDWTRVMVFANRKDEVRRIEERLTKDGISAAQMSGDVPQHKRIKVLEGFREGKIRVLVATDVAGRGIHVDGISHVINFTLPEDPDDYVHRIGRTGRAGSTGTSISFAGEDDAFALPPIEELLGRKITCEMPPTELLKPVPRKH, from the coding sequence GTGCTCAAAGCACTCAAGAAAATCTTCAGCAAGGGCGATGGCGAACAGCCCGTCGCCACGCCGGCAGCCCCCGCTCCCGCTGCCTCCCAGCCCGCCCCGAGCGGCGAGAAGCGTCCGCGCAAACCGCGCAATCCGCGCCCCGACGGCGAAGCCGCGGAGAAGCCGGCCCGCGGTCCGAAGAGCGACAAACCCCGCGCCGAGCGTTCCGAGAAAGGCGAACGCGGCGAAAAACGCGAACAGGCTCCCCGGCACGAGCCTGCCAAGGCCGAAGGCGCCGACAAGCCCCGCGAGCCGAAACCGCGCCGCGAGCGCAAGCCGCGCCCGCCGGTGGTGGACAACTGGAAGCTGGAAGACTTCGTGGTCGAGCCGGCCGAAGGCAAGACGCGCTTCCACGACTTCAACCTCGACCCGCGCCTGATGCACGCCATCCATGACCTGGGCTTCCCGTACTGCACGCCGATCCAGGCGCAGGTGCTGGGCTTCACCCTGCGTGGCCAGGACGCCATCGGCCGCGCCCAGACCGGCACCGGCAAGACCGCCGCGTTCCTCATCTCGATCATCACCCAGCTGCTGCAGACCCCGCCGCCCAAAGAGCGCTACATGGGCGAGCCGCGTGCGCTGATCATCGCGCCGACCCGCGAGCTGGTGGTGCAGATCGCCAACGACGCCATCGGCCTGGCCAAGTACACCGGCCTGAACGTCATGAGCTTCGTCGGCGGCATGGACTTCGACAAGCAGCTGCGCACCCTGGAATCGCGCTTCTGCGACATCCTGGTCGCCACCCCGGGCCGCCTGCTGGACTTCAACCAGCGCGGCGAGGTGCACCTGGACATGGTCGAGGTGATGGTGCTGGACGAAGCCGACCGCATGCTCGACATGGGCTTCATCCCGCAGGTCCGCCAGATCATCCGCCAGACCCCGTACAAGGGCGAGCGCCAGACGCTGCTGTTCTCCGCCACCTTCACCGACGACGTGATGAACCTGGCCAAGCAGTGGACGGTCGACCCGGCCATCGTCGAGATCGAGCCGGAGAATGTCGCCAGCGATACCGTGGAGCAACACGTCTACGCCGTCGCCGGCAGCGACAAGTACAAGCTGCTGTACAACCTGATCGCGCAGAACGACTGGACCCGCGTCATGGTCTTCGCCAACCGCAAGGACGAAGTGCGCCGCATCGAGGAACGCCTGACCAAGGACGGCATCAGCGCCGCCCAGATGTCCGGCGACGTGCCGCAGCACAAGCGCATCAAGGTTCTGGAAGGCTTCCGTGAAGGCAAGATCCGCGTGCTGGTCGCCACCGACGTCGCCGGCCGCGGCATCCACGTCGACGGCATCAGCCACGTGATCAACTTCACCCTGCCCGAAGATCCGGACGACTACGTGCACCGCATCGGCCGTACCGGCCGCGCCGGCAGCACCGGCACCTCCATCAGCTTCGCCGGCGAGGACGATGCCTTCGCCCTGCCGCCGATCGAGGAACTGCTGGGCCGCAAGATCACCTGCGAGATGCCGCCCACCGAACTGCTCAAGCCGGTCCCGCGCAAGCACTGA
- a CDS encoding methyl-accepting chemotaxis protein: MPLRAKLALSFLSVGLIPVLVMAIVVYLQASRALEEQSLNALEAVASIKQRQLMDAWKARNDQLSSLATNLGSNYAGLDSESLVTTANYDRPVFENFIKTFGYRELRLVGGDGKVVFSLGRGVDYQQNIGAPEWRDTAFGRFVRAALDSGKASISDIQQAPNDKQPVQWLAAPIKDNGKLQLLLVLELPLAAINEVMQNRQGLGDAGETYLVGGDGSLRSDSVRFADHHVRRDQESPAALPGQAIAKALAGEQGRLAEAGLSNEPALKSFVPLNLDGLHWALVAEMDQAQAFAPVRKLMWQILVLGLLTLAGVAVGTWLVSRSVMRPLGGEPASMAALAQRLANGELRLGDDANASSGLMQALREMTAAWRQVVERLRQASEAVGDASGDILDAAGRTSHHLDQQQEALEMVVSAVDQMAATVQEIAGSASRSADGSAAAREAFTAMQNTLQHMIGRQDELLSGLRQADGVVQTLAGESQQIGSVLDVIRSIAEQTNLLALNAAIEAARAGEAGRGFAVVADEVRSLAQRTRSATDEIVAIVGSLGDSSIQAQSSMSGASEQAHTLEQDTQAVLEALGALDDSLQGVHAMAFQIAAAAEQQAATTQEVNQHMHRLSDMTVENRKTAAHTRDCGEHLRRVAGSQEELVAQFKL; the protein is encoded by the coding sequence ATGCCCTTGCGCGCCAAACTTGCTCTGAGTTTCCTCTCGGTCGGCCTGATCCCCGTGCTGGTGATGGCCATCGTGGTCTATCTCCAGGCCAGCCGTGCTCTCGAAGAACAAAGCCTGAATGCCCTGGAGGCGGTCGCCAGCATCAAGCAGCGGCAGCTGATGGATGCCTGGAAGGCCCGCAACGACCAGCTCAGCAGCCTCGCCACCAACCTGGGCAGCAACTACGCCGGGCTGGACAGCGAGTCCCTGGTGACCACCGCCAACTACGACCGCCCGGTGTTCGAGAACTTCATCAAGACCTTCGGTTACCGCGAGCTGCGCCTGGTGGGCGGCGACGGCAAGGTGGTGTTCAGTCTCGGCCGCGGCGTGGATTACCAGCAGAACATCGGCGCGCCGGAGTGGCGCGACACCGCCTTCGGCCGGTTCGTCCGTGCCGCCCTGGACAGCGGCAAGGCCAGCATCAGCGACATCCAGCAGGCCCCCAACGACAAGCAGCCGGTGCAATGGCTGGCTGCGCCGATCAAGGACAACGGCAAGCTGCAACTGCTGCTGGTGCTCGAGTTGCCGTTGGCGGCGATCAACGAGGTGATGCAGAACCGCCAGGGGCTGGGCGACGCCGGCGAAACCTACCTGGTGGGCGGTGACGGCAGCCTGCGCTCGGATTCGGTGCGCTTCGCCGATCACCACGTGCGCCGCGACCAGGAAAGCCCCGCCGCACTTCCCGGCCAGGCCATCGCAAAAGCCCTGGCCGGCGAACAGGGCCGGCTCGCCGAGGCGGGCCTGAGCAACGAGCCGGCGCTGAAATCCTTCGTCCCGCTGAACCTGGACGGCCTGCACTGGGCACTGGTGGCGGAAATGGACCAGGCCCAGGCCTTCGCCCCGGTGCGCAAGCTGATGTGGCAGATCCTCGTGCTCGGCCTGCTCACCCTGGCGGGCGTCGCCGTCGGCACCTGGCTGGTCAGCCGCAGCGTAATGCGTCCGCTGGGCGGTGAGCCGGCCAGCATGGCCGCGCTGGCCCAGCGCCTGGCCAACGGCGAACTGCGCCTGGGCGACGACGCCAACGCCAGCAGCGGCCTGATGCAGGCCCTGCGCGAGATGACCGCCGCGTGGCGCCAGGTGGTCGAACGCCTGCGCCAGGCCAGCGAGGCCGTGGGTGACGCCAGCGGCGACATCCTCGACGCCGCCGGGCGCACCAGCCATCACCTGGACCAGCAGCAGGAAGCCCTGGAAATGGTGGTCAGCGCCGTCGACCAGATGGCCGCCACCGTGCAGGAAATCGCCGGCAGCGCCAGCCGCAGCGCGGACGGCAGCGCTGCCGCTCGCGAGGCCTTCACCGCCATGCAGAACACCCTGCAGCACATGATCGGCCGCCAGGACGAACTGCTCAGCGGCCTGCGCCAGGCCGACGGCGTCGTGCAGACCCTGGCCGGCGAAAGCCAGCAGATCGGCTCGGTGCTGGACGTGATCCGCTCCATCGCCGAACAGACCAACCTGCTTGCCCTCAACGCCGCCATCGAGGCCGCCCGCGCCGGTGAAGCGGGCCGTGGTTTCGCCGTGGTCGCCGACGAGGTGCGCAGCCTCGCCCAGCGCACCCGCAGCGCCACCGACGAGATCGTCGCCATCGTCGGCAGCCTGGGCGATTCCTCCATCCAGGCGCAGTCGAGCATGAGCGGCGCCAGCGAACAGGCCCACACCCTGGAGCAGGACACCCAGGCCGTGCTGGAGGCCCTCGGCGCGCTGGACGACTCGCTGCAGGGCGTGCACGCCATGGCCTTCCAGATCGCCGCCGCCGCCGAACAGCAGGCCGCCACCACCCAGGAAGTGAACCAGCACATGCACCGCCTGAGCGACATGACCGTGGAGAACCGCAAGACCGCCGCGCACACCCGCGATTGCGGCGAGCACCTGCGCCGCGTGGCCGGTAGCCAGGAAGAACTGGTGGCGCAGTTCAAGCTGTAG
- a CDS encoding ornithine cyclodeaminase family protein encodes MSAATPFTLNQADAERLLEQVDVLQAMRDMFAELAGGSAVQPAQQLVEFPNGGGDFINYLGVLASQKVYGVKTSPYIVRQPKSLVTAWSLLMSMESGQPLLLCDAGSLTTARTAATTALAVDELAPADAKRLAIVGSGPVARAHLRYAAGLRDWQSIRVYSPNLNAGVLAQFGAIDSRAEPAASVEAAVADADVVLLCTSSGTPVLDPAILTKPALISSISTNVARAHEVPPASLAQMDVYCDYRATTPAAAGEMRLAREEHGWDGAIRGDLPELVSGRAAKPAYQRHAFFRSIGLGLEDVALANALYHLQRKTA; translated from the coding sequence ATGTCCGCCGCCACGCCTTTCACCCTCAACCAGGCCGACGCCGAACGCCTGCTCGAACAGGTCGACGTACTCCAGGCGATGCGCGACATGTTCGCCGAGCTCGCCGGCGGCAGTGCCGTGCAGCCTGCGCAACAGCTGGTGGAGTTCCCCAATGGCGGCGGCGACTTCATCAATTACCTGGGCGTGCTGGCGTCGCAGAAGGTCTACGGGGTGAAGACCTCGCCGTACATCGTGCGCCAGCCCAAGTCGCTGGTCACCGCGTGGAGCCTGCTGATGTCCATGGAGAGCGGCCAGCCGCTGCTGCTGTGCGACGCCGGCAGCCTGACCACCGCCCGCACCGCCGCGACCACCGCGCTGGCCGTGGACGAACTGGCCCCTGCGGACGCCAAGCGCCTGGCCATCGTCGGCAGCGGCCCGGTGGCCCGCGCGCACCTGCGCTACGCCGCCGGCCTGCGCGACTGGCAGAGCATCCGCGTGTACTCGCCGAACCTGAACGCCGGCGTCCTGGCCCAGTTCGGCGCCATCGACTCGCGCGCGGAACCGGCCGCCAGCGTCGAAGCCGCCGTGGCCGACGCCGACGTGGTGCTGCTGTGCACCTCTTCCGGCACCCCGGTGCTCGACCCGGCGATCCTGACCAAACCGGCGCTGATCAGCTCCATCAGCACCAACGTCGCCCGCGCCCACGAAGTACCGCCAGCGTCGCTGGCGCAGATGGACGTCTACTGCGACTACCGCGCCACCACCCCGGCCGCCGCCGGCGAGATGCGCCTGGCCCGCGAGGAGCACGGCTGGGACGGCGCCATCCGCGGCGACCTGCCGGAACTGGTCAGCGGCCGGGCGGCCAAGCCGGCGTACCAGCGTCACGCCTTCTTCCGCTCCATCGGCCTGGGCCTGGAAGATGTCGCCCTGGCCAATGCGCTCTACCATCTGCAACGCAAGACCGCCTGA